From Etheostoma cragini isolate CJK2018 chromosome 17, CSU_Ecrag_1.0, whole genome shotgun sequence, one genomic window encodes:
- the LOC117960895 gene encoding otoraplin-like, producing the protein MSFPLLILLCVGLLHQTARAVLMDKLADNKICGDAECSYVLSMATALDDFTAPDCRFINIKKGQMVYVYSKLVPEEGAGVFWSGSVYSERYVDQMGIIGYFPATMVDETQKFTEDTTRIPTANMDFYCD; encoded by the exons ATGAGCTTTCCACTGTTGATTCTGCTCTGTGTGGGACTTCTGCACCAGACTGCGAGGGCCGTCCTTATGGATAAACTAGCAGACAACAAGATTTGTGGAGATGCAGAATGCTCAT ATGTTCTCTCCATGGCCACAGCCTTGGACGACTTCACAGCTCCTGACTGCAGATTCATCAACATCAAGAAGGGTCAGATGGTCTATGTGTATTCTAAACTCGTACCAGAGGAGGGCGCTGGGGTATTCTGGTCTGGAAGC GTTTACAGTGAGCGGTATGTGGACCAGATGGGCATCATCGGATACTTCCCTGCAACTATGGTGGACGAGACACAGAAGTTTACAGAAGACACAACAAGGATTCCCACAGCT aacatGGACTTCTACTGTGATTAA
- the gtpbp2a gene encoding GTP-binding protein 2 produces the protein MDARVSEFFGSGNGHGSGSQGVASNVKSGNGYGVAPKKACVKNNKKPKARFARNFKPSNNTPYLPPEAEEGNIEYKLKLVNPTQYRFEHLATQMKWRLQEGRGEAVYQIGVEDNGMLVGLAEEDMRTSLKTLHMLAEKVGADIAVLRERDVDYDSDVPRKIAEVLIRKVPDDQQFLDLRVAVLGNVDSGKSTLLGVLTQGELDNGRGRARLNLFRHLHEIQTGRTSSISFEILGFNSKGEVVNYSESRTAEEICESASKMITFIDLAGHHKYLKTTIFGLTSYCPDFAMLVVSANTGIAGTTREHLGLAMALKVPIFIVISKVDLCTRATVERTVRQLERVLKQPGCNKVPMVVSNTDDAVTAAQQFAQSPNITPIFTVSSVSGESLDLLKVFFNTIPPLSNSKEQEELMQQLTEFQVDEIYTVPEVGTVVGGTLYSGICREGDHLVVGPTDSGQFHKLTIGSIQRNRSACRVLKAGQAATLALGNFDRSLLRKGMVMVSPEMDPTICWMFEAEIVLLFHAKTFHKGFQVTVHIGNVRQTATVEAVYGKEELRTGEKAVVVFKFIKHPEYLKVGAKVLFREGVTKGIGHVTKLQPIAQYQPSQSEDDEA, from the exons ATGGATGCGCGGGTATCGGAGTTTTTTGGCTCAGGAAATGGACACGGCTCTGGATCTCAAGGTGTTGCGTCCAATGTAAAGTCGGGCAATGGCTACGGGGTAGCTCCCAAAAAGGCTTGTGTAAAGAACAACAAGAAACCCAAAGCTCGATTCGCTCGAAACTTCAAACCAAGCAATAACACCCCATATCTACCTCCAGAG GCTGAAGAGGGAAATATAGAGTACAAG CTAAAGCTGGTGAACCCCACGCAATACCGCTTTGAGCACCTGGCTACACAAATGAAATGGCGACTGCAGGAGGGCAGAGGTGAAGCTGTTTATCAAATAGGTGTTGAGGATAACGGCATGCTGGTGGGACTAGCAGAGGAAGATATGAGGACATCACTAAAGACGCTACACATGCTGGCAGAGAA AGTTGGAGCCGACATTGCTGTTCTCAGAGAAAGAGATGTGGACTACGACTCTGATGTGCCTCGTAAGATTGCTGAAGTTCTCATTCGCAAAGTGCCAGATGACCAGCAG TTCTTGGACCTACGAGTAGCTGTACTGGGTAACGTGGACTCGGGCAAGTCTACTCTGTTGGGTGTTTTGACACAGGGTGAGCTTGACAATGGACGGGGAAGAGCGAGGCTCAATCTCTTCAGACATCTACATGAGATCCAGACTGGACGCACTTCAAGCATCAGCTTTGAGATCCTTGGCTTCAATAGTAAAGGAGAG GTTGTGAATTACAGCGAGTCTCGTACAGCAGAGGAAATTTGTGAGAGTGCCTCTAAAATGATCACATTCATTGATCTGGCGGGTCACCACAAGTACCTGAAGACCACCATCTTTGGCCTCACCAGCTACTGTCCAGATTTCGCTATGCTGGTCGTCAGCGCAAATACTGGCATTG CTGGAACGACACGGGAGCATCTTGGACTTGCCATGGCCCTGAAGGTGCCCATCTTCATCGTCATCAGTAAGGTGGACCTCTGTACTCGGGCCACAGTGGAGCGCACTGTGCGGCAGCTGGAGCGTGTCCTGAAGCAGCCGGGCTGTAACAAGGTGCCCATGGTTGTTAGCAATACAGACGATGCTGTCACAGCAGCACAGCAGTTCGCCCAATCACCCAA CATCACACCCATCTTCACCGTGTCCAGTGTGTCTGGTGAGAGTCTAGACTTGCTCAAGGTCTTCTTCAACACCATCCCTCCTCTCAGCAACAGCAAGGAGCAGGAGGAGCTTATGCAACAGCTAACTGAGTTTCAG GTGGATGAGATTTACACAGTGCCAGAGGTGGGGACTGTTGTGGGAGGGACTCTGTACAG TGGTATTTGCCGTGAGGGGGATCATCTTGTAGTAGGGCCGACAGACTCAGGCCAATTCCACAAGTTGACCATTGGGAGCATCCAAAGAAACCGCTCAGCATGCAGGGTACTCAAGGCCGGTCAGGCTGCCACACTCGCCCTGGGCAACTTCGACCGCTCACTACTACGCAAG GGCATGGTGATGGTGAGTCCGGAGATGGATCCTACCATCTGCTGGATGTTTGAGGCTGAAATTGTGCTGCTCTTTCATGCCAAGACCTTTCACAAGGGCTTCCAGGTTACTGTGCACATTGGCAATGTGAGACAGACCGCCACTGTGGAAGCTGTATATGGCAAG GAGGAGCTGAGGACAGGGGAGAAAGCAGTGGTTGTCTTCAAGTTCATCAAGCACCCAGAATACCTAAAGGTGGGAGCTAAAGTTCTCTTCAGAGAAGGCGTGACTAAAGGGATCGGTCACGTCACCAAATTGCAGCCCATTGCCCAGTACCAGCCATCCCAAAGTGAGGATGACGAAGCCTAA
- the polh gene encoding DNA polymerase eta: MEYGKERVVALVDMDCFYVQVEQRLNPALMNTPCVVAQYKTWKGGSIIAVSYEARAHGVTRNMWVDDAKKLCPDLQVARVRESHGKADLTHYREASVEVIEVMSRFAVIERASIDEAYMDLTTAVQQRLENMTDQQIESRLLRSTYIQGYPQSSPEQETSAEDAALDKEEQRSRGLQEWLASLPAPLSGEQSPAELQLTVGALIVEEMRAAVEKDTGFRCSAGISHNKVLSKLACGLNKPNRQTVLPLDSVTELFNSLPISKIRNLGGKLGASISEALGVENMGDLTRFPQAQLGQHFGEKTGQWLYNLCRGIEFEAVKPRQLPKSIGCSKNFPGKTSLATKEQVQYWLHQLALELEERLTKDREVNGRVAKSLTVGVRQLGDKRPSGFSRCCALVRYEATKLSSDSFAIIKSLNTAGNHQAAWTPPLTLLHLSASKFTDSPSAGGIAGFLSSDVTATQSLFSPTQSSIQPPFELKSDSTCKQPGTIQSFFQKAAEKPRRVLTDVHEEDDNIGSTGIISSSSPHKTSATDNQLEADINCPVSSFSHYKNASASHPSGLSSFFHRKSRERSTQSLSLALNKPEMGHLPGLDNEEDTVAALSGLQTKQSSSQQSPCKELRDELDIVPEVIRHPSSVAREDLLNCDRCGEEVLVWEMPEHNDYHFALDLQKSLSSSTGSAPISSSSTISSSSSSSNVSLTPRRPHSSRGKAKNKGQTGPQPKRHRSQGGSMGTLDSFFKKS; encoded by the exons ATGGAGTACGGAAAGGAGAGAGTGGTGGCGTTAGTAGACATGGACTGCTTTTACGTCCAGGTGGAACAGAGGCTCAATCCAGCTCTGATGAACACTCCCTGTGTGGTGGCCCAGTACAAGACGTGGAAAGGAGGCAG TATCATAGCTGTGAGCTACGAGGCCAGGGCCCATGGCGTCACCAGGAACATGTGGGTGGACGATGCAAAGAAACTGTGCCCAGATCTCCAGGTGGCACGAGTGCGCGAGTCTCACGGCAAGGCGGACCTAACGCA TTACAGGGAAGCCAGTGTGGAGGTGATTGAGGTGATGTCTCGTTTCGCTGTGATTGAAAGAGCCAGCATTGATGAGGCCTACATGGATCTGACCACTGCGGTCCAACAGCGGCTAGAAAACATGACTGATCAACAAATAGAGTCTCGCCTGCTGAGGTCAACCTACATCCAGGGTTACCCACAAAGTTCACCTGAACAGGAAACCTCTGCAGAGGACGCTGCCTTGGATAAAG AGGAGCAGAGGTCCAGAGGTCTCCAGGAGTGGCTGGCATCCTTACCAGCCCCTCTATCAGGAGAACAGAGCCCTGCAGAACTGCAGCTAACTGTGGGGGCACTCATTGTCGAGGAAATGAGGGCAGCCGTGGAGAAAGACACAGGTTTCCGCTGTTCAGCAGGTATATCGCACAATAAG GTATTGTCCAAACTAGCTTGTGGTCTGAACAAACCTAACCGACAAACTGTTCTGCCTTTGGACTCTGTGACAGAACTTTTTAACTCTCTACCCATCAGCAAGAT TCGTAACCTGGGGGGCAAGCTCGGTGCCTCCATTTCAGAAGCTCTGGGAGTAGAGAACATGGGAGATCTGACTCGCTTCCCTCAGGCTcaattgggacagcacttcgGAGAAAAGACAGG CCAGTGGCTGTACAACTTGTGTCGGGGGATCGAGTTTGAAGCAGTGAAACCCAGACAGCTACCCAAATCCATCGGCTGCAGTAAAAACTTCCCCGGGAAGACATCGCTGGCTACAAAAGAGCAG GTACAGTATTGGCTTCATCAACTGGCCCTGGAGCTGGAGGAGAGGCTTACCAAAGACAGAGAAGTG AATGGTCGAGTGGCTAAATCGTTGACGGTTGGTGTACGTCAGCTTGGGGATAAGAGGCCGAGCGGCTTCTCTCGCTGTTGTGCTTTAGTGCGCTACGAAGCGACCAAACTGTCCAGTGACAGCTTTGCCATTATCAAGAGTCTAAACACAGCAGGAAACCACCAGGCAGCATG GACTCCACCCCTCACTCTGCTACACCTCTCAGCTAGCAAGTTCACTGATTCTCCATCAGCAGGGGGTATTGCTGGCTTTCTCTCCAGTGATGTCACTGCAACCCAGAGTCTTTTCTCCCCCACTCAGTCCTCCATCCAGCCACCATTTGAACTAAAAAGTGACTCTACGTGCAAACAACCTGGCACCATCCAGTCCTTCTTTCAAAAGGCAGCAGAGAAACCAAGACGGGTTTTAACAGATGTACATGAGGAGGACGACAACATAGGCTCCACAGGAATTATCTCATCTTCCTCACCTCACAAAACCTCTGCTACTGATAATCAGTTGGAGGCAGATATCAATTGCCctgtttcttccttttctcaCTATAAAAATGCTTCAGCCAGCCATCCTTCTGgcctttcctctttcttccacAGGAAGAGTCGTGAAAGAAGCACACAGTCCTTATCCTTGGCTTTAAACAAGCCTGAAATGGGACATTTGCCCGGACTGGACAATGAAGAAGACACTGTTGCTGCTCTGTCAGGGctacagacaaaacaaagctCTTCTCAGCAGTCACCATGTAAAGAGTTAAGGGATGAACTGGACATTGTTCCAGAGGTCATCCGTCATCCTTCCAGTGTAGCCAGAGAAGACCTGTTAAACTGTGATCGCTGTGGCGAGGAGGTGTTGGTCTGGGAAATGCCTGAACACAATGACTATCACTTTGCCCTGGACCTCCAGAAGTCACTCTCTTCATCAACAGGTTCAGCacccatctcctcctcctctaccatttcttcttcttcttcttcttccaatGTCTCTCTAACTCCTCGCAGACCCCATTCTTCACGTGGCAAGGCTAAAAACAAAGGCCAGACAGGGCCACAACCGAAAAGGCATCGCTCCCAAGGTGGGAGTATGGGGACTCTGGATTCTTTTTTCAAGAAGAGCTAA